In Rhodanobacteraceae bacterium, a single window of DNA contains:
- a CDS encoding CvpA family protein, producing the protein MIWVDWLIVGIIALSAAISLIRGFVVEALSIIIWVVALWAAFQFTGPFAHTFLGGIELPSVRLAVAALILIVAILMLGSMLSWLLGRLVRSTGLSGTDRLLGGVFGILRGALTVVSLVAVASWTPVCQDPWWQQSQLIPTVEALAMQARDFLPERLREIIGSCRQHAEPVPVTLPDTET; encoded by the coding sequence GTCGGCATCATTGCCCTGTCGGCTGCGATCAGCCTGATCCGCGGCTTCGTGGTCGAGGCGCTGTCGATCATCATCTGGGTGGTGGCGCTTTGGGCGGCCTTCCAGTTCACCGGGCCTTTCGCCCACACCTTCCTCGGCGGTATCGAGCTGCCATCGGTGCGCCTGGCGGTGGCCGCACTCATCCTGATCGTCGCCATCCTCATGCTCGGCTCGATGTTGAGCTGGCTGCTGGGGCGTCTGGTGCGCTCCACCGGCCTCAGCGGCACCGATCGCCTGCTCGGTGGCGTGTTCGGCATCCTCCGCGGCGCCCTGACTGTCGTGTCGCTGGTGGCAGTCGCCAGCTGGACCCCGGTCTGCCAGGATCCCTGGTGGCAGCAGTCGCAGCTGATTCCCACGGTGGAGGCGTTGGCGATGCAGGCGCGCGATTTCCTGCCAGAGCGCCTGCGTGAGATCATAGGCAGCTGCCGCCAGCACGCTGAGCCAGTCCCGGTGACGCTGCCGGACACTGAAACCTGA